One genomic region from Thermoleptolyngbya sichuanensis A183 encodes:
- the acs gene encoding acetate--CoA ligase — protein sequence MSNPTIESILHEDRQFLPPAAFSQQAHIKTLEEYEQLYERAAADPQKFWADLAQKELHWFEKWQTVLDWQPPFAKWFVGGKINISYNCLDRHLTTWRKNKAALIWEGEPGDSRTLTYAQLHREVCQFANVLKSLGAKKGDVVGIYMPMIPEAAIAMLACARIGAAHTVVFGGFSAEALRDRLNDGQAKLVITADGGWRKDAIVPLKEQVDKALEGGACPSVDNVLVVERTKQKVHMQAGRDHWWHDLRQGVSADCPAEPMDSEDLLFILYTSGSTGKPKGVVHTTAGYNLYTHMTTKWIFDLQDTDVYWCTADVGWITGHSYIVYGPLSNGATTVMYEGAPRASNPGCFWDVIEKYGVTIFYTAPTAIRAFIKMGEHHPRARNLSSLRLLGTVGEPINPEAWMWYHSVIGGERCPIVDTWWQTETGGIMITPLPGAIATKPGSATRPFPGILADVVDLEGNPVPANEGGYLVVKHPWPSMMRTVYGDDDRFRRTYWEHIPPKDGQYLYFAGDGARKDEDGYFWVMGRVDDVISVSGHRLGTMEIESALVSHPAVAEAAVVGKPDEIKGEDIVAFVSLEGNVTPSEELVAELKKHVVAEIGALARPGEIRFSDALPKTRSGKIMRRLLRSLAAGQEISGDTSTLEDRSVLDKLREGA from the coding sequence ATGTCAAATCCCACGATTGAATCCATCCTGCACGAAGACCGCCAGTTTTTGCCGCCTGCCGCGTTTTCTCAGCAGGCGCATATCAAGACGCTGGAAGAATACGAGCAGCTTTATGAACGGGCGGCGGCCGACCCGCAAAAGTTTTGGGCGGATCTGGCGCAGAAGGAACTGCACTGGTTTGAGAAGTGGCAGACGGTGCTGGATTGGCAGCCGCCCTTTGCCAAATGGTTTGTGGGTGGCAAGATTAATATTTCCTATAACTGCCTCGATCGCCACTTGACGACCTGGCGCAAGAACAAGGCGGCGCTGATCTGGGAGGGCGAACCGGGCGACTCGCGCACGCTAACTTACGCCCAGCTTCACCGCGAAGTTTGCCAGTTTGCCAATGTGCTGAAGTCGCTCGGCGCGAAGAAGGGCGATGTGGTGGGCATTTATATGCCGATGATTCCTGAAGCGGCGATCGCCATGCTGGCCTGTGCGCGGATTGGGGCGGCTCATACGGTGGTGTTTGGCGGGTTTAGTGCGGAGGCATTGCGCGATCGCCTGAATGATGGCCAAGCCAAGCTGGTGATCACCGCAGACGGCGGCTGGCGCAAAGATGCGATCGTGCCGCTGAAGGAGCAGGTAGACAAGGCGCTAGAAGGGGGAGCCTGCCCCAGCGTGGACAATGTGCTGGTGGTGGAGCGCACAAAGCAAAAGGTGCATATGCAGGCGGGGCGCGACCACTGGTGGCATGACCTGCGCCAGGGCGTGTCGGCGGATTGTCCGGCGGAACCGATGGACAGCGAAGATCTGCTGTTTATCCTCTACACCTCTGGCAGCACGGGCAAGCCGAAGGGCGTGGTTCACACGACCGCTGGCTACAACCTCTATACCCACATGACGACCAAGTGGATCTTTGACCTGCAAGATACTGATGTGTATTGGTGTACCGCTGACGTGGGCTGGATCACAGGACACAGCTATATCGTCTACGGGCCACTGTCGAACGGCGCAACGACGGTGATGTATGAGGGTGCGCCCCGTGCATCCAACCCTGGCTGCTTTTGGGATGTGATTGAGAAATACGGTGTGACAATTTTCTATACCGCGCCGACGGCGATCCGCGCCTTTATCAAGATGGGCGAACACCATCCCCGCGCCCGCAATCTCTCGTCGCTGCGGCTGTTGGGCACCGTGGGCGAGCCGATCAACCCGGAAGCGTGGATGTGGTATCACAGCGTCATCGGTGGAGAGCGCTGCCCGATTGTGGATACCTGGTGGCAGACGGAGACGGGAGGGATTATGATTACGCCGCTGCCAGGGGCGATCGCCACCAAGCCCGGTTCTGCGACGCGGCCCTTCCCTGGCATTCTGGCAGACGTGGTGGATTTGGAGGGCAATCCCGTCCCCGCGAACGAAGGCGGCTATCTGGTGGTGAAGCATCCCTGGCCGTCGATGATGCGGACGGTCTATGGCGACGACGATCGCTTCCGCCGCACCTACTGGGAGCATATTCCCCCAAAAGATGGGCAATATCTCTACTTCGCAGGCGACGGCGCACGCAAGGATGAGGACGGCTATTTCTGGGTGATGGGTCGGGTAGACGACGTGATCAGCGTGTCGGGGCATCGCCTGGGCACGATGGAAATCGAGTCGGCGCTGGTGTCCCATCCGGCGGTGGCAGAAGCCGCCGTCGTAGGCAAACCGGACGAGATCAAGGGCGAAGACATTGTGGCGTTTGTGTCTCTAGAAGGCAACGTTACGCCTAGCGAGGAACTAGTTGCCGAACTGAAGAAGCACGTTGTGGCGGAAATCGGTGCGCTGGCCCGTCCTGGCGAAATCCGCTTTAGCGATGCCCTGCCCAAGACGCGATCGGGCAAGATTATGCGGCGACTGTTGCGATCGCTCGCGGCGGGTCAGGAAATCTCTGGCGACACCTCCACGCTAGAAGACCGCTCGGTGCTGGATAAGCTACGGGAAGGTGCGTAG
- a CDS encoding glycosyl transferase: MSRPVLYVAVTNHGFGHVTRTAAVVAEIQRRSPEILPIMVTTAPRWLLDSYLEGEFLHRPRAFDVGVVQPDSLTMDLPATLAKLKEIRDRASSIIASEVSFIRQNRVGLVLGDIPPLAAPIARAAGVPCWMGSNFGWDYIYRAWGGEFAAIADWIGECFAQCDRLFRMPFHEPMSAFPVVQEVGLTGGSPRHNPDDLRSKFNLTAPKEKTALLTFGGLGLADIPYHNLTRFPDWQFITTDKHAPDLPNLVNVGGTAFRPVDFMPLCGRVVSKPGYGTFSEACRLDVPIVSLTRDDFAEAACLLAGIRRHCVHSIITPAEFTEGDWDFLRAPLHPPETDLPLDKTGNEAIAQAVIDYLGG, encoded by the coding sequence ATGTCTCGACCTGTTCTATACGTTGCGGTTACGAATCACGGGTTTGGGCATGTGACGCGGACGGCGGCCGTGGTGGCAGAGATTCAGCGGCGCAGCCCGGAGATTTTGCCCATCATGGTGACGACGGCTCCGCGCTGGCTGCTGGATTCTTACCTGGAGGGCGAGTTTTTGCATCGCCCCAGAGCTTTTGACGTGGGTGTGGTTCAGCCCGACAGCCTGACGATGGACTTGCCCGCCACGCTGGCCAAGCTGAAGGAAATCCGCGATCGCGCTTCATCCATCATCGCCAGCGAGGTCAGTTTCATTCGCCAAAATCGCGTGGGGCTGGTGCTGGGCGATATTCCCCCGCTGGCCGCGCCGATCGCCCGTGCCGCTGGCGTGCCCTGCTGGATGGGCAGCAATTTTGGTTGGGACTATATCTATCGCGCCTGGGGCGGCGAGTTTGCGGCTATTGCCGACTGGATTGGCGAGTGCTTTGCCCAGTGCGATCGCCTGTTTCGGATGCCGTTTCATGAACCCATGAGCGCGTTTCCCGTCGTGCAGGAGGTCGGCCTCACCGGCGGCAGCCCCCGCCATAACCCAGACGACCTGCGGAGCAAGTTCAACCTGACTGCGCCAAAAGAGAAGACGGCGCTGCTCACCTTTGGCGGGCTGGGGCTGGCAGACATTCCGTATCACAACCTGACGCGCTTCCCCGACTGGCAGTTCATCACCACCGACAAGCACGCTCCTGACCTGCCCAACCTGGTGAACGTGGGCGGCACTGCCTTTCGCCCGGTGGACTTTATGCCGCTGTGTGGGCGCGTCGTGTCGAAACCAGGCTATGGGACTTTTTCGGAAGCCTGCCGCCTGGATGTGCCGATTGTCAGCCTCACCCGCGACGACTTTGCCGAAGCGGCCTGCCTGCTGGCGGGGATTCGTCGCCACTGCGTTCACAGCATCATCACCCCCGCCGAATTTACCGAAGGCGATTGGGACTTTTTGCGAGCGCCGCTGCACCCGCCAGAAACCGACCTGCCGCTGGACAAGACCGGCAATGAGGCGATCGCCCA
- a CDS encoding cyanophycinase has product METQVEGSTAAADLEERVADPENVALPETYGRLIIIGGAEDKEGECKILREFVREAGGLQARVVVMTVATGLPGEVGAMYMDIFERLGVEDVRVVDTGRREDASNPKAIADIQQATGVFFTGGNQARITECLKDTELDVALHQRFAEGVVIAGTSAGAAMMPDMMIVEGESESNPRPESAKMDRGMGFFPGVVIDQHFAQRGRIGRLLSAVAQQPAILGFGIDENTAIVINAHEVEVIGEGSVTIVDVSELTHNNVDDLLMDEPLALCGAKLHILPHGYRFNLDTRSCIC; this is encoded by the coding sequence ATGGAAACTCAAGTAGAAGGCTCAACTGCTGCGGCTGATTTGGAAGAGCGGGTGGCTGATCCAGAAAATGTAGCGCTGCCGGAAACCTATGGACGATTGATTATTATTGGTGGGGCAGAAGATAAGGAAGGCGAATGCAAGATTCTGCGCGAGTTTGTGCGGGAGGCGGGCGGCTTGCAGGCGCGGGTGGTGGTGATGACCGTGGCCACAGGGTTGCCCGGCGAGGTGGGAGCCATGTACATGGATATCTTTGAGCGGCTGGGCGTGGAAGATGTGCGCGTTGTGGATACGGGTCGTCGAGAGGATGCCAGCAATCCCAAGGCGATCGCCGATATTCAGCAGGCCACGGGCGTTTTCTTCACAGGCGGCAACCAGGCCCGCATTACAGAGTGCCTAAAAGACACCGAGCTAGATGTGGCGCTCCACCAGCGATTTGCCGAAGGGGTGGTGATCGCCGGAACCAGTGCTGGAGCGGCGATGATGCCCGACATGATGATCGTCGAAGGAGAGAGCGAAAGCAATCCCCGTCCCGAATCTGCCAAGATGGATCGCGGCATGGGTTTCTTTCCTGGCGTGGTGATCGACCAGCACTTTGCCCAGCGCGGCCGAATTGGTCGCCTGCTCTCGGCTGTGGCTCAGCAGCCCGCCATTCTAGGATTTGGCATTGACGAAAACACGGCAATTGTGATCAACGCCCACGAAGTCGAGGTGATTGGCGAAGGATCGGTCACCATTGTTGATGTGTCGGAGCTAACGCACAACAACGTTGATGATCTGCTGATGGATGAACCGCTTGCCCTCTGCGGTGCAAAGCTGCACATTTTGCCACACGGCTATCGGTTTAATTTGGATACTCGTTCTTGCATTTGCTAG
- a CDS encoding ABC transporter permease — MLRTARTLLSVYYAYMVEYRAELILWVLAGSLPLILMGVWMEASQGGQFGLSPVEFARYFLAVFLVRQFTIVWVVWDFERDVVEGKLSSRLLQPLDPGWHYFASHLGERFARVPFAFVLVELFFWLYPQAFWLPSVGDFLLGALATALAFVLRYVMQYTVSMLAFWIEKASAIEQIWFLIYLFFSGVVAPLEVFPPLARQIVEWTPLPYLVYFPASIFVGLPGNRLHGFLITLAWIVLFFWLNRWLWRRGLRHYSGMGA, encoded by the coding sequence ATGCTCCGCACCGCTCGCACGCTCCTGTCCGTCTACTATGCCTACATGGTGGAATATCGCGCCGAGCTAATCCTCTGGGTGCTGGCGGGTAGTCTGCCGCTGATTCTCATGGGTGTGTGGATGGAGGCCTCGCAGGGCGGGCAGTTTGGGCTGTCGCCTGTGGAGTTTGCGCGATATTTTTTGGCGGTGTTTTTGGTGCGCCAGTTCACCATTGTTTGGGTCGTGTGGGATTTCGAGCGGGACGTGGTGGAGGGAAAACTGTCGTCGCGGCTGCTGCAACCGCTCGATCCGGGTTGGCATTATTTTGCATCACACCTGGGCGAACGATTTGCCCGCGTGCCCTTTGCCTTTGTGCTGGTGGAGCTGTTTTTCTGGCTCTATCCCCAGGCATTCTGGCTGCCGAGCGTGGGCGATTTTTTGCTGGGTGCTTTGGCGACGGCGCTGGCGTTTGTGCTGCGCTACGTGATGCAGTACACGGTGTCCATGCTGGCGTTTTGGATTGAGAAAGCCAGCGCGATTGAGCAGATCTGGTTTTTAATTTACCTTTTCTTTTCGGGTGTGGTTGCACCTTTGGAAGTCTTTCCCCCGCTGGCCCGGCAGATTGTTGAATGGACACCGCTGCCTTACCTGGTTTACTTTCCGGCTAGCATCTTTGTGGGGCTGCCAGGAAATCGACTGCATGGATTCCTAATTACCCTGGCGTGGATTGTGCTGTTCTTTTGGCTGAACCGCTGGCTGTGGCGGCGGGGACTGCGGCATTATTCTGGGATGGGCGCTTAG
- a CDS encoding ABC transporter ATP-binding protein, with the protein MSIITVDRLSKFYPVAVKEPGLKGTLTHFFRRTYRNIPAVQDVSFSIEPGEFVGFLGPNGAGKTTTLKMLTGLIHPSSGRISVAGHVPYRREAGFLQKITLVMGQKQQLIWDLPTLDSLRINAAVYGIPEAEFRRRLGELSEMLSLDRQLTQPVRKLSLGERMKAELLAALIHQPKVLFLDEPTLGLDVNAQSSVRDFLRKYNQQFQATVLLTSHYMADITALCRRVLMIHQGKLIYDGSLDGLLEQFSPCREVTVELGQDPQPQVLERFGHLKAIEGRVAHFIVPQEALTQFLSRLLAELDIADLTVTDPPVEAVIGRVFQSGGLDNTGDGASA; encoded by the coding sequence ATGTCTATCATCACCGTCGATCGCCTCAGCAAGTTCTACCCCGTCGCGGTCAAAGAGCCAGGACTCAAGGGCACGCTGACCCACTTCTTTCGGCGCACCTACCGCAACATCCCCGCCGTTCAGGACGTGTCCTTTTCGATTGAACCGGGCGAATTTGTCGGGTTCCTCGGCCCCAACGGCGCAGGCAAAACCACCACGTTAAAGATGCTGACTGGGCTAATCCATCCCTCCAGCGGGCGCATCTCGGTGGCGGGGCACGTCCCCTATCGGCGCGAAGCGGGCTTTTTGCAAAAAATTACGCTGGTCATGGGGCAAAAGCAGCAGTTAATCTGGGATTTGCCCACGCTGGACTCGCTGCGGATCAACGCCGCCGTCTACGGCATCCCCGAAGCAGAATTTCGCCGCCGCCTGGGAGAACTGAGCGAGATGCTATCGCTGGATCGCCAGTTAACCCAGCCCGTCCGCAAGCTCTCCCTGGGGGAACGGATGAAGGCGGAACTGCTGGCGGCGCTGATTCACCAGCCCAAGGTGCTATTTCTGGACGAGCCGACGCTGGGGCTGGATGTGAATGCCCAGAGCAGCGTGCGCGACTTTTTGCGGAAATACAACCAGCAGTTTCAGGCCACTGTGCTGCTGACCAGCCATTACATGGCCGACATCACTGCCCTCTGTCGCCGCGTGCTGATGATTCATCAAGGCAAGCTGATCTACGACGGCAGCCTGGACGGACTGCTGGAGCAGTTTTCCCCCTGCCGCGAGGTGACGGTGGAATTGGGGCAAGACCCACAGCCCCAGGTTCTAGAACGCTTCGGACACCTGAAGGCGATCGAGGGCCGCGTAGCCCATTTCATCGTGCCCCAGGAAGCGCTGACTCAGTTCCTCTCGCGGCTGCTGGCGGAGCTAGACATTGCCGATCTCACGGTCACCGATCCGCCCGTCGAAGCGGTGATTGGGCGCGTGTTTCAAAGCGGCGGTCTGGACAATACGGGCGACGGCGCATCGGCTTAA
- a CDS encoding transposase: protein MSPTSRLYDALNDFLRQCDIQWQDARHLQTLCWMIIGMIGSQNVHLNGFGVYVRSRAQMAQSHQRRFRRWLSNRRINVASAHHALIGQALSNWQTQRLYLSLDTTVVWNCFCIVWVAVVYRGRTVPVAWKVVAQSSSTVRLWTIQRVLRQAQRLMPEGVAIVLLADRGFADGKLMKYLRENLGWHFRIRIKRSFQFQHQGQWRQVSSVQLQPGQAYFTPAVSVGRTKPYDNVYLAFAHDKLSSENWTIVSDEPTNLQTFAQYRLRFQVEESFLDLKSNGFNLEASRLRDKVALSQLCGVIALTMLFLVLQGVQVVASGKRRQVDAHWKRGMSYLKLGWNWIRLAITHQWKIHVYQFLSCSPDPQPAIASRRQHDDSLKREFTVLSRIPAS, encoded by the coding sequence ATGTCACCGACTTCCCGTCTTTATGATGCGTTGAATGATTTTCTGCGTCAATGCGACATTCAGTGGCAGGATGCTCGCCATCTGCAAACACTGTGCTGGATGATCATTGGCATGATTGGAAGCCAAAACGTTCATCTCAATGGATTTGGGGTGTATGTGAGGAGTCGCGCTCAAATGGCTCAATCCCACCAACGCCGGTTTCGCCGCTGGTTGTCGAATCGGCGGATCAATGTCGCGTCCGCTCATCATGCGCTGATTGGGCAGGCTCTGTCCAACTGGCAGACCCAACGACTCTACTTAAGCCTCGATACAACGGTCGTATGGAATTGTTTCTGCATCGTCTGGGTCGCAGTGGTGTACCGAGGAAGAACGGTTCCGGTCGCTTGGAAAGTGGTGGCGCAATCAAGCAGCACCGTCAGGTTGTGGACGATTCAACGGGTACTGCGGCAAGCGCAACGGCTGATGCCCGAGGGTGTCGCGATTGTCCTTTTGGCAGACCGAGGGTTTGCCGATGGCAAGTTGATGAAATACCTCCGGGAGAATCTGGGTTGGCATTTCCGCATCCGCATCAAACGCTCCTTCCAATTTCAGCACCAAGGGCAGTGGCGCCAGGTATCGTCGGTTCAATTGCAACCAGGACAAGCTTACTTTACGCCTGCAGTGTCGGTGGGTAGAACAAAGCCCTACGACAATGTTTACCTTGCCTTTGCCCACGACAAACTCAGCAGCGAGAATTGGACAATTGTGAGTGATGAGCCGACGAACTTGCAGACGTTTGCCCAATATCGACTGAGATTTCAGGTGGAGGAGTCGTTTTTGGATTTGAAGTCCAACGGGTTTAATCTCGAAGCCTCCAGACTCAGAGACAAGGTTGCCCTTTCCCAGTTGTGTGGGGTAATCGCCTTGACGATGCTGTTCTTAGTTCTCCAAGGGGTGCAAGTGGTCGCATCCGGCAAGCGTCGCCAAGTCGATGCTCACTGGAAGCGCGGCATGAGTTATCTCAAGCTGGGCTGGAATTGGATTCGGCTGGCTATCACTCACCAGTGGAAGATTCACGTTTATCAGTTCCTCTCCTGTTCACCTGACCCTCAACCTGCCATCGCATCAAGGCGACAACACGATGACTCCCTAAAGCGTGAATTCACTGTCCTCAGCCGTATTCCAGCTTCTTAG
- a CDS encoding hydantoinase B/oxoprolinase family protein: protein MTQGWQFWIDRGGTFTDIVARRPDGQLVVHKLLSENPERYADAPIQGIRDLLSLSPDTPIPAGQIATVKMGTTVATNALLERKGDRTLLLITKGFRDALRIGYQNRPNIFARQIILPEMLYERVIEVDERLSAQGEVLISFRPMETELVEELQDAYAAGIRSCAIVFLHGYRYPDHERQAAELARQIGFTQVSVSHQVSPLMKLMSRGDTTVVDAYLSPILRHYVDRVAAELGVTSGSGNSDRPKLFFMQSNGGLTDAALFQGKDSILSGPAGGIVGAVKTSQQAGFSKIIGFDMGGTSTDVSHFSGEYERTFETEVAGVRLRAPMMAIHTVAAGGGSICQFDGARYRVGPDSAGAHPGPACYRKGGPLTVTDCNVMLGKIQPQFFPAVFGPEGNLPLDAAVVREKFTALAAEIGTHTGNARFPKGSLRESPEQVAEGFLAIAIEKMASAIKKISIQRGYDITEYTLCCFGGAGGQHACRIAESLGISQIFLHPYAGVLSAYGIGLADVTTIREQAIEAPLTDAQRPEIERVLQELAIAARRDLQQQGIAAESDTPLHTDAQVEIRPKVHLRYEGTDSALIVEYASLNDMRDTFSRLYRQRYGFTMEHKPLIVEAVSVEAIHASEITRVEPSKPDEVNDLKTDFAQNITAIATVSMHTGGTTYNTPVYQRQDLQEGDRLMGPALIIEPTSTNVVEPGWIAELTSGGMLILKKDNDSRTQEESVADFPLATHSASGSPDPVMLEIFNNLFMAIAEEMGITLQNTSYSVNIKERLDFSCAIFDQQGQLVANAPHIPVHLGSMSENVRALITAKGQTIKPGDVYVSNNPYNGGTHLPDITVITPVFQSMNPNAEAASSTPLFYVASRGHHADIGGITPGSMPPNSTRIEQEGVLLDNVLLVENGQFREAEISEILTTGSYPVRNLAQNLADLQAQVAANERGVRELHRMVAHYGLDIVQDYMQHVQDNAEESVRQVIVNLSRQVQPNSDASVLNRQFTYLLDDGAHIQVAIALNPQERSACIDFTGTSPQQENNFNAPLAICKAVVLYVFRTLVDAEIPLNAGCLKPLEIIVPEGCLLNPKYPAAVVAGNVETSQAIANSLYGALGVLAASQGTMNNLTFGNEKYQYYETICGGSGAGPDFDGTDAVQTHMTNSRLTDPEVLEWRFPVLLRRFEIRPDSGGAGRHRGGNGVIREIEFREPMTAAILSSSRQVAPFGLSGGEPGATGRNWVDREDGRREDLPSCAEVQMHADDALIIETPGGGGFGVAK from the coding sequence ATGACACAAGGCTGGCAATTTTGGATTGATCGGGGCGGTACGTTTACCGACATTGTGGCGCGGCGGCCCGACGGGCAGCTTGTCGTGCATAAACTGCTGTCAGAGAATCCAGAGCGCTACGCCGATGCACCGATTCAGGGAATTCGCGATTTACTGAGCTTGTCGCCGGATACGCCGATTCCTGCTGGGCAGATTGCGACGGTGAAAATGGGGACGACGGTGGCAACAAATGCGCTGCTAGAGCGGAAGGGCGATCGCACACTCCTGCTCATCACCAAAGGCTTTCGAGATGCCCTGCGAATTGGCTACCAAAACCGTCCCAACATTTTTGCACGACAAATTATCTTACCTGAAATGCTCTATGAGCGCGTCATCGAGGTAGACGAACGCCTCAGCGCCCAAGGTGAGGTACTCATTTCGTTCCGTCCGATGGAAACGGAGCTAGTGGAAGAGTTGCAAGATGCCTATGCAGCGGGCATCCGCAGTTGCGCGATTGTGTTCTTGCACGGCTATCGCTATCCCGACCACGAGCGGCAGGCGGCGGAACTGGCGCGACAAATCGGCTTTACGCAGGTCTCGGTTTCTCACCAGGTCAGCCCGCTGATGAAGCTGATGAGCCGGGGCGACACAACGGTTGTGGATGCCTATTTATCTCCAATTTTGCGGCACTATGTGGATCGAGTGGCCGCCGAGTTGGGCGTTACGTCGGGTTCTGGTAATTCAGATCGACCGAAGCTGTTTTTTATGCAGTCCAATGGTGGACTGACCGATGCAGCGCTGTTTCAGGGGAAAGACAGTATCTTATCCGGCCCGGCAGGCGGCATTGTGGGTGCGGTCAAAACCAGCCAGCAAGCGGGTTTTAGCAAGATCATTGGCTTTGACATGGGAGGCACCTCTACGGACGTGTCGCACTTTAGCGGTGAGTATGAACGCACCTTTGAAACCGAGGTGGCGGGCGTGCGGCTGCGGGCCCCGATGATGGCAATTCATACCGTAGCTGCGGGCGGTGGCTCGATCTGCCAGTTCGATGGGGCGCGATATCGCGTGGGGCCGGATTCTGCGGGGGCGCATCCTGGCCCCGCCTGCTATCGCAAGGGCGGCCCGCTGACGGTGACCGATTGCAACGTGATGTTGGGTAAGATTCAGCCGCAGTTTTTTCCAGCGGTCTTTGGCCCAGAGGGAAATCTGCCGCTAGATGCCGCCGTGGTGCGGGAGAAATTCACGGCACTGGCGGCGGAGATTGGAACCCATACTGGCAACGCGCGATTCCCGAAGGGATCGCTTCGCGAATCGCCCGAACAGGTGGCTGAAGGATTTCTGGCGATCGCCATCGAAAAAATGGCCAGCGCCATCAAAAAAATCTCCATTCAGCGCGGTTACGACATCACAGAATACACCCTCTGCTGCTTTGGCGGCGCAGGTGGGCAGCACGCCTGCCGGATCGCCGAATCGCTGGGCATCTCGCAAATTTTTCTGCACCCCTATGCGGGCGTTCTCTCGGCCTACGGCATTGGGCTGGCAGACGTGACGACGATTCGCGAGCAGGCGATAGAAGCCCCCCTCACGGATGCCCAGCGACCAGAGATAGAGCGCGTGTTGCAGGAATTGGCGATCGCCGCCCGCCGAGATCTCCAGCAGCAGGGCATCGCCGCCGAATCAGACACCCCCCTGCACACAGACGCGCAGGTGGAGATTCGTCCTAAGGTTCACCTGCGGTACGAAGGAACGGATTCTGCGCTGATTGTCGAATACGCCAGTCTCAACGATATGCGAGATACATTTTCACGGCTCTATCGACAGCGCTATGGATTCACAATGGAACACAAACCGCTAATCGTTGAGGCTGTTTCCGTAGAAGCAATTCACGCTTCTGAGATTACAAGGGTAGAACCGTCAAAACCAGACGAAGTGAATGACCTCAAGACAGATTTTGCTCAAAACATAACCGCGATCGCCACTGTTTCCATGCACACAGGCGGCACAACCTACAACACGCCCGTCTATCAGCGGCAAGACCTGCAAGAGGGCGATCGCCTGATGGGCCCAGCCCTAATCATCGAACCTACCAGCACGAATGTCGTTGAGCCTGGATGGATTGCAGAACTCACGTCTGGTGGAATGCTAATTCTCAAGAAAGATAACGACAGCAGGACGCAAGAAGAGTCTGTAGCCGATTTCCCTCTCGCAACCCATTCTGCCTCTGGCTCGCCTGATCCGGTAATGCTGGAAATCTTCAATAACTTGTTTATGGCGATCGCCGAAGAGATGGGAATTACTCTGCAAAACACCAGCTACTCGGTCAACATCAAGGAGCGATTAGATTTTTCCTGCGCCATCTTTGATCAACAGGGTCAGCTCGTCGCCAACGCGCCCCATATCCCAGTTCACCTCGGCTCCATGAGCGAAAACGTCCGCGCCCTGATTACCGCCAAGGGCCAGACGATTAAACCCGGTGATGTGTACGTGTCCAACAATCCCTACAACGGCGGCACGCATTTGCCCGATATCACGGTGATTACGCCTGTGTTTCAGTCGATGAACCCGAATGCAGAAGCCGCTTCCTCGACTCCCCTCTTCTACGTTGCCTCTCGCGGCCACCACGCCGACATCGGCGGCATCACGCCCGGCTCTATGCCGCCCAACAGCACCCGCATTGAGCAAGAAGGCGTGCTGCTGGATAACGTGTTGCTGGTGGAAAACGGACAATTTCGTGAAGCAGAGATATCAGAAATCCTGACGACCGGATCTTATCCAGTCCGAAATCTAGCGCAAAATTTGGCAGATTTGCAGGCGCAGGTGGCCGCCAATGAGCGCGGCGTGCGGGAACTTCACCGCATGGTTGCCCACTACGGGTTAGATATCGTGCAGGATTATATGCAGCATGTTCAAGACAACGCCGAGGAATCTGTTCGACAGGTAATTGTGAACCTAAGTCGGCAGGTTCAGCCGAACAGCGACGCAAGCGTGTTGAACCGTCAGTTTACCTACCTGCTGGATGATGGCGCGCACATTCAAGTGGCGATCGCCCTTAATCCTCAAGAACGCTCCGCTTGCATTGACTTTACAGGCACCTCGCCTCAGCAGGAAAATAACTTCAACGCGCCGCTGGCCATCTGCAAAGCCGTCGTGCTGTATGTATTTCGCACGCTGGTCGATGCCGAGATTCCGCTCAATGCAGGCTGCCTGAAACCTCTGGAAATCATCGTGCCGGAGGGCTGCTTGCTAAATCCCAAATACCCTGCCGCAGTGGTGGCAGGAAATGTGGAAACGTCGCAGGCGATCGCCAACAGTCTCTACGGTGCGCTGGGTGTCCTCGCTGCTAGCCAGGGCACAATGAACAATCTCACCTTTGGAAATGAAAAGTACCAGTATTACGAAACCATCTGTGGTGGCTCCGGCGCAGGCCCCGATTTCGACGGCACCGATGCAGTGCAAACCCACATGACCAATTCGCGCCTCACCGACCCGGAAGTGCTGGAATGGCGGTTTCCAGTGCTGCTGCGTCGGTTCGAGATTCGCCCCGACAGCGGCGGCGCAGGACGGCATCGCGGTGGCAACGGCGTAATTCGCGAGATCGAGTTTCGCGAACCCATGACGGCCGCGATTCTCTCCAGTTCTCGCCAGGTCGCGCCCTTTGGGCTGTCCGGCGGTGAACCGGGCGCAACCGGACGCAACTGGGTCGATCGCGAAGACGGCCGCCGCGAAGACTTGCCCAGTTGCGCTGAGGTGCAAATGCACGCGGACGATGCGCTGATAATCGAAACGCCGGGAGGCGGCGGGTTTGGAGTTGCAAAGTAG